The Lysobacter sp. HDW10 genome window below encodes:
- a CDS encoding YggS family pyridoxal phosphate-dependent enzyme, giving the protein MPSAPLSKVLDELRTASQQAGRPLPRLLAVSKTRPASDVAQLAAAGQLAFGENYVQEAIAKLAELTHLPLEWHLIGHLQTNKAREAARHFAWVQTVDRLKLVDALMKHRSADQPPLNLLIQVNIDDEDSKHGCQPEDIFALAEAISRHPNLKLRGLMAIPAPDPDTRVQAFDAMHRLFLDLQKHFADIDTLSMGMSDDAALAIAHGSTMVRVGRALFGERTVV; this is encoded by the coding sequence ATGCCTTCCGCCCCACTGAGTAAAGTCTTGGATGAACTGCGTACCGCATCGCAGCAGGCAGGACGCCCGCTGCCGCGCCTGCTGGCCGTGAGTAAAACGCGCCCCGCCAGCGACGTTGCCCAGTTGGCTGCCGCCGGCCAGCTCGCCTTTGGCGAAAACTACGTTCAAGAAGCCATTGCGAAGCTGGCCGAGCTGACACACCTGCCATTGGAATGGCATCTCATCGGACACCTGCAAACCAATAAGGCACGCGAAGCGGCTCGGCATTTCGCTTGGGTCCAGACCGTCGATCGATTGAAGCTGGTAGATGCATTAATGAAACATCGGTCGGCAGATCAGCCGCCGCTCAATCTCTTGATCCAAGTGAATATCGACGATGAAGACAGCAAGCACGGCTGTCAGCCCGAAGACATCTTCGCCTTGGCCGAAGCGATTTCGCGCCACCCTAATTTGAAATTGCGCGGACTGATGGCGATTCCTGCGCCCGATCCGGACACGCGTGTGCAAGCGTTTGACGCCATGCATCGCTTGTTCTTGGATTTACAGAAGCATTTCGCCGACATTGATACCCTATCGATGGGCATGAGCGATGATGCGGCCCTCGCCATTGCGCACGGCTCAACGATGGTGCGCGTAGGTCGTGCACTGTTTGGCGAACGAACTGTCGTTTGA